The DNA window AGCGGATAAAGCGACGGGCAAATCTTTCACATTTCAGCACAATCGGATTCAGAGCCAAACGATGAGCGAACTGCCTCCTTGCCCCAACTGCAACTCGCCCTACACCTACGAGGACGGACAAATGCTCATTTGTCCCGAATGCGGCCACGAATGGAGCGCTTCGGCAGAAGCCGCCTCGAATGAGCCAGTCTTTCGCGATGCCAACGGCAACGTGTTGGCAGACGGCGATACGGTGACCGTGATCAAGGACCTGAAGATCAAGGGCACATCCCAGGTGGTCAAGGTCGGCACCAAGGTGAAGAACATCCGCCTCGTGGGCGGTGATCACGATATCGACTGCCGTATCGACGGCATCGGGCCGATGAAGCTGAAGTCCGAGTTCGTGAAGAAAATCTAGAGCAGACTCGGAAAATGCATGCCGCGCGGCGGCAGGGGCGGCGACCGGCCTTCCGTCAGGCATAGGCCCGATGCATGTCCGAAGCTCCGGAAGAACGAAATGCTCTGGCGTTGCTCGTCCTGCGCCGGGGTTTTGGGGCCGAGCGTCAGTCGCCGTCGCCGGACAGATGATAAGCGTTCTGCTCGATGATTTCGTGCAGG is part of the Hartmannibacter diazotrophicus genome and encodes:
- a CDS encoding zinc ribbon domain-containing protein YjdM encodes the protein MSELPPCPNCNSPYTYEDGQMLICPECGHEWSASAEAASNEPVFRDANGNVLADGDTVTVIKDLKIKGTSQVVKVGTKVKNIRLVGGDHDIDCRIDGIGPMKLKSEFVKKI